One region of Juglans regia cultivar Chandler chromosome 4, Walnut 2.0, whole genome shotgun sequence genomic DNA includes:
- the LOC109012043 gene encoding protein NRT1/ PTR FAMILY 5.6-like isoform X1 has protein sequence MEQRKVAEVPKDQADQEKWVHDSSVDLKGRVPLRAKTGVWKASRFIIAIEFSERLSYFGIATSLILYLSKVLHQDLQTAVKSVNYWSGVTTLMPLLGGFIADAYLGRFSTVLVSTIIYLLGLILLTLSWFIPALKACETDICTEPRKVHEVVFFLSIYLISIGTGGHKPSLESLGADQFDDDHDEERKLKMTYFNWWNFALCAGVLLGVTVIVYVQDHVNWGASYIILTAVMAVTLAIFTIGRPYYRYRAATGSPLTPLFQVLVAAIRKRNLPYPSSPAQLYEIPKIEKTQGRFLCHTKKLKFLDKAAVLEDKDNAAEKQSPWRLATVTKVEELKLLLNMIPIWLATMPFGLCIAQGGTFFIKQGVTLNRNIANGFEIPPASIYGIAAIGMIISVTVYEKILVPLLRKATGNERGISILQRIGIGMLFSVVVMVIAALVEKKRLGVVENDPKRSSLSMSVLWLAPQLFILGVGDGFALVGLQEYFYEQVPDSMRSLGIAFYLSVIGAANFVSSWLMTVVGHLTRKGGPGWFGKDLNSSRLDKFYWLLAGIAAVNMLFYVFLARTYSYKNVQRVVVADCNEGENDGMV, from the exons ATGGAGCAGAGAAAGGTAGCAGAAGTACCAAAAGATCAGGCTGACCAGGAGAAATGGGTTCATGACTCTTCTGTGGATCTTAAAGGAAGAGTTCCTCTTCGTGCCAAAACTGGTGTCTGGAAGGCCTCCAGATTTATTATTG CAATCGAGTTCAGTGAGAGGTTAAGTTACTTTGGAATTGCAACCAGCTTAATCCTTTACCTAAGCAAGGTACTTCATCAAGATCTTCAGACAGCAGTCAAGAGCGTGAATTACTGGTCCGGTGTTACCACTCTGATGCCACTGTTGGGAGGATTCATAGCTGATGCTTACTTAGGCAGATTCTCTACAGTGCTTGTGTCAACCATCATCTACCTTCTG GGTTTGATTCTCCTTACGTTGTCCTGGTTCATACCAGCCTTAAAGGCTTGCGAGACTGATATATGCACCGAACCCAGGAAGGTTCACGAGgtggtttttttcctttccatttacTTGATCTCCATAGGAACTGGAGGGCATAAACCCTCTTTGGAGAGCTTAGGAGCAGACCAGTTTGATGATGATCACGATGAAGAAAGAAAGCTGAAGATGACCTATTTCAACTGGTGGAACTTTGCCCTTTGTGCTGGAGTTCTACTTGGTGTGACTGTGATTGTCTATGTGCAGGACCATGTGAACTGGGGTGCTTCTTATATTATTCTCACAGCAGTTATGGCAGTTACACTAGCTATCTTCACTATAGGAAGACCATATTACCGTTACAGAGCAGCCACAGGTAGCCCCTTGACGCCATTGTTCCAAGTTCTTGTCGCAGCCATTCGCAAGAGAAATCTTCCTTACCCTTCCAGTCCTGCTCAATTGTACGAAATTCCCAAGATAGAGAAAACTCAAGGGAGGTTTCTGTGCCACACAAAGAAACTCAA ATTTCTTGACAAAGCAGCTGTTCTTGAAGACAAAGATAATGCGGCCGAGAAGCAAAGCCCTTGGAGACTCGCAACTGTGACGAAGGTCGAGGAGTTGAAGCTTCTTCTGAACATGATCCCCATATGGCTTGCTACCATGCCATTTGGACTTTGTATAGCACAAGGCGGCACATTCTTCATCAAACAAGGTGTTACTTTGAACCGAAACATTGCAAATGGTTTTGAGATTCCTCCGGCCTCCATTTACGGTATTGCTGCCATAGGAATGATAATCTCTGTGACCGTTTACGAGAAAATCCTGGTTCCCTTACTAAGAAAGGCAACAGGAAATGAACGAGGCATCAGTATCCTACAGAGGATTGGTATTGGAATGCTATTCTCAGTAGTTGTAATGGTAATTGCAGCCTTAGTTGAGAAGAAAAGATTAGGTGTAGTGGAGAATGATCCCAAAAGGAGTTCACTTTCAATGAGTGTTCTTTGGTTGGCTCCACAACTTTTCATCCTTGGCGTTGGAGATGGATTTGCTCTGGTGGGATTGCAGGAGTACTTTTATGAACAAGTTCCAGATTCTATGAGGAGTTTAGGCATTGCATTTTACCTTAGTGTAATAGGAGCTGCAAACTTCGTTAGCAGTTGGTTGATGACAGTTGTTGGCCACCTAACCAGGAAGGGTGGGCCTGGCTGGTTTGGTAAAGATTTGAACAGCAGCCGCCTGGACAAATTCTATTGGCTATTGGCTGGCATTGCTGCTGTGAACATGTTGTTTTATGTGTTCTTGGCTCGAACATATTCTTACAAAAATGTGCAGAGGGTGGTTGTTGCAGACTGCAATGAGGGTGAAAATGATGGTATGGTTTAG
- the LOC109012043 gene encoding protein NRT1/ PTR FAMILY 5.7-like isoform X2 — translation MPLLGGFIADAYLGRFSTVLVSTIIYLLGLILLTLSWFIPALKACETDICTEPRKVHEVVFFLSIYLISIGTGGHKPSLESLGADQFDDDHDEERKLKMTYFNWWNFALCAGVLLGVTVIVYVQDHVNWGASYIILTAVMAVTLAIFTIGRPYYRYRAATGSPLTPLFQVLVAAIRKRNLPYPSSPAQLYEIPKIEKTQGRFLCHTKKLKFLDKAAVLEDKDNAAEKQSPWRLATVTKVEELKLLLNMIPIWLATMPFGLCIAQGGTFFIKQGVTLNRNIANGFEIPPASIYGIAAIGMIISVTVYEKILVPLLRKATGNERGISILQRIGIGMLFSVVVMVIAALVEKKRLGVVENDPKRSSLSMSVLWLAPQLFILGVGDGFALVGLQEYFYEQVPDSMRSLGIAFYLSVIGAANFVSSWLMTVVGHLTRKGGPGWFGKDLNSSRLDKFYWLLAGIAAVNMLFYVFLARTYSYKNVQRVVVADCNEGENDGMV, via the exons ATGCCACTGTTGGGAGGATTCATAGCTGATGCTTACTTAGGCAGATTCTCTACAGTGCTTGTGTCAACCATCATCTACCTTCTG GGTTTGATTCTCCTTACGTTGTCCTGGTTCATACCAGCCTTAAAGGCTTGCGAGACTGATATATGCACCGAACCCAGGAAGGTTCACGAGgtggtttttttcctttccatttacTTGATCTCCATAGGAACTGGAGGGCATAAACCCTCTTTGGAGAGCTTAGGAGCAGACCAGTTTGATGATGATCACGATGAAGAAAGAAAGCTGAAGATGACCTATTTCAACTGGTGGAACTTTGCCCTTTGTGCTGGAGTTCTACTTGGTGTGACTGTGATTGTCTATGTGCAGGACCATGTGAACTGGGGTGCTTCTTATATTATTCTCACAGCAGTTATGGCAGTTACACTAGCTATCTTCACTATAGGAAGACCATATTACCGTTACAGAGCAGCCACAGGTAGCCCCTTGACGCCATTGTTCCAAGTTCTTGTCGCAGCCATTCGCAAGAGAAATCTTCCTTACCCTTCCAGTCCTGCTCAATTGTACGAAATTCCCAAGATAGAGAAAACTCAAGGGAGGTTTCTGTGCCACACAAAGAAACTCAA ATTTCTTGACAAAGCAGCTGTTCTTGAAGACAAAGATAATGCGGCCGAGAAGCAAAGCCCTTGGAGACTCGCAACTGTGACGAAGGTCGAGGAGTTGAAGCTTCTTCTGAACATGATCCCCATATGGCTTGCTACCATGCCATTTGGACTTTGTATAGCACAAGGCGGCACATTCTTCATCAAACAAGGTGTTACTTTGAACCGAAACATTGCAAATGGTTTTGAGATTCCTCCGGCCTCCATTTACGGTATTGCTGCCATAGGAATGATAATCTCTGTGACCGTTTACGAGAAAATCCTGGTTCCCTTACTAAGAAAGGCAACAGGAAATGAACGAGGCATCAGTATCCTACAGAGGATTGGTATTGGAATGCTATTCTCAGTAGTTGTAATGGTAATTGCAGCCTTAGTTGAGAAGAAAAGATTAGGTGTAGTGGAGAATGATCCCAAAAGGAGTTCACTTTCAATGAGTGTTCTTTGGTTGGCTCCACAACTTTTCATCCTTGGCGTTGGAGATGGATTTGCTCTGGTGGGATTGCAGGAGTACTTTTATGAACAAGTTCCAGATTCTATGAGGAGTTTAGGCATTGCATTTTACCTTAGTGTAATAGGAGCTGCAAACTTCGTTAGCAGTTGGTTGATGACAGTTGTTGGCCACCTAACCAGGAAGGGTGGGCCTGGCTGGTTTGGTAAAGATTTGAACAGCAGCCGCCTGGACAAATTCTATTGGCTATTGGCTGGCATTGCTGCTGTGAACATGTTGTTTTATGTGTTCTTGGCTCGAACATATTCTTACAAAAATGTGCAGAGGGTGGTTGTTGCAGACTGCAATGAGGGTGAAAATGATGGTATGGTTTAG
- the LOC109012044 gene encoding aldehyde oxidase GLOX-like — translation MDSLLLQCWVLFVFTAAVTLCGLLARAELPGSWELLVANAGIASMHTAVTRYNTVVLLDRTNIGPSRKMLPRGHCRYDRSDAFLKRDCYAHSVVLDLQTNNIRPLMILTDTWCSSGQFLPDGTLLQTGGDMDGLKKIRKFEPCEAHRFCNWVELKDVELVNGRWYATNQILPDGSVIIVGGRATNTIEYYPPRKGGAVLFPFLADVEDIQMDNLYPYVHLLPNGHLFIFANNKAVLYDHEANKVIRDFPPLAGGPRNYPSAGSSAMLALQGDYSTAVIVVCGGAQYGAFLEKGAETPAHGSCGRIVATAPDPVWEMEDMPFGRIMGDMVMLPTGDVLIINGAQAGTQGFEMASNPCLYPLLYRPDQPVGLRYMTLNPGTVPRLYHSTANLLPDGRILLAGSNPHYFYKFKAEFPTELRIEAFSPEYLSADRANIRPEIQGIPERVRYGEVFDVSVSVPLPVVGIVEVNFGSAPFATHSFSQGQRLVKLAVTNTFPDGNGRYRIGCTAPPNGMVAPPGYYMAFAVNQGVPSVARWVQLVD, via the coding sequence ATGGATTCTCTTCTTTTGCAATGTTGGGTTCTCTTCGTCTTCACAGCTGCGGTCACGCTGTGCGGTTTACTAGCACGGGCTGAGCTTCCAGGCTCCTGGGAGCTTCTGGTCGCAAATGCCGGCATAGCCTCCATGCACACGGCCGTCACCCGCTACAATACCGTCGTCCTCCTCGATCGTACTAACATCGGCCCATCGCGTAAGATGCTCCCCAGGGGCCACTGCCGGTACGATCGCAGCGACGCATTTCTCAAGCGCGATTGCTACGCTCACTCCGTCGTTCTGGACCTGCAGACCAACAACATTCGGCCCTTGATGATCCTCACCGACACTTGGTGCTCCTCCGGCCAGTTTCTCCCGGACGGTACGCTGTTGCAGACGGGTGGGGACATGGACGGGTTGAAAAAGATCCGAAAGTTCGAACCGTGCGAGGCACACCGGTTTTGCAACTGGGTTGAGCTTAAAGATGTGGAATTGGTGAATGGGCGGTGGTACGCTACGAACCAGATATTGCCTGATGGTTCGGTGATTATTGTCGGTGGGAGGGCAACGAACACGATTGAGTATTACCCGCCGAGAAAAGGAGGCGCCGTCTTGTTTCCATTCCTTGCCGACGTCGAGGATATTCAGATGGACAATTTATACCCTTACGTTCATCTCCTCCCCAACGGTCACCTTTTCATCTTTGCTAATAACAAAGCAGTATTGTACGATCATGAGGCTAACAAAGTTATTAGAGATTTTCCACCGTTGGCTGGTGGCCCACGAAACTACCCATCAGCTGGATCATCGGCGATGCTGGCACTCCAAGGGGACTACTCGACGGCCGTGATTGTCGTGTGCGGCGGGGCACAGTACGGTGCGTTTCTGGAGAAGGGTGCGGAAACCCCGGCCCACGGTAGCTGCGGACGCATCGTAGCGACTGCACCGGACCCAGTTTGGGAAATGGAGGACATGCCATTCGGGAGGATAATGGGGGACATGGTTATGCTCCCCACCGGCGACGTCCTTATCATCAATGGAGCCCAGGCAGGGACCCAAGGGTTCGAGATGGCCTCCAACCCGTGTCTTTACCCGCTTCTTTATCGACCCGATCAACCCGTCGGGTTACGGTACATGACGTTGAACCCAGGAACTGTCCCCAGATTGTACCACTCCACCGCGAACCTGTTACCGGACGGGAGGATTTTACTAGCGGGAAGTAATCCTCACTACTTTTACAAATTCAAAGCCGAGTTCCCGACGGAGCTACGGATCGAAGCGTTTTCACCGGAATACTTGTCGGCAGACCGTGCGAATATCCGACCAGAGATCCAGGGAATTCCTGAAAGGGTACGTTACGGAGAGGTCTTCGACGTCTCAGTATCGGTTCCGTTGCCGGTGGTGGGGATCGTGGAGGTCAATTTCGGAAGCGCGCCTTTTGCAACGCATTCATTTTCCCAGGGTCAAAGGCTAGTGAAATTAGCCGTTACAAACACCTTTCCTGACGGTAACGGTCGTTATAGAATCGGATGTACAGCGCCGCCAAATGGGATGGTTGCTCCGCCGGGTTATTACATGGCATTTGCTGTCAACCAGGGCGTGCCAAGTGTCGCCCGTTGGGTGCAACTAGTGGACTAA